The Verrucomicrobiia bacterium region CCGAGGCGGCGAGCAGGACGACAAGACCGGCCCTGGCCGGCAACCGGCAGCGGAAGGCTTGAATGGGGAATACCATCGACACGCCCTTCCAGAGCAGCGCCCATGCCGGACGTTCCGCAGGGCAAAAACGGCCCGAATCGACGGTTCCGATCCCCCATTGCGGCAGGAGTTGCCCCCATCCCCCGCCCTCGAGGCAATTTCAACCGGGCTGGCAGGGTGTCGATCCGTGCATCCCGGAGTGGTTGGGCGAGGTGCAAGCTCCGCGAAGCGTGGCCTCGGAGGGCCGAGTTCCACGAGGCCGCAAGGGTGCGGAGCGTTGGGTTGAGGACTCGCAGAGCTCGTCCCTCCGATTCGCTGCCTCCTCACCCACAACTCCGGGATGCACCGTCCCCCATCCCCCATTCCCGATTCCCCTCGCCGCAGGCCGGCGCTCGGTTCAGGCGGGGTCGATCAGCCGCTGACGATCTCGGTGATCTTGATGCCGAACCGGTCGTCCACCACCACCACTTCGCCGCGGGCGATACGGCGCTGGTTGACGAAGAGGTCCACCGGGCTGTCGGCAACCTTGTCGAGCTGGACCACCGATCCGGCGGCCAGGCGCAGCACCTCCCGCATGGG contains the following coding sequences:
- the fliN gene encoding flagellar motor switch protein FliN; protein product: MDPSPNASPNLDVLLDVPVKLTVELGACRMPMREVLRLAAGSVVQLDKVADSPVDLFVNQRRIARGEVVVVDDRFGIKITEIVSG